One window from the genome of Pseudonocardia hierapolitana encodes:
- a CDS encoding SRPBCC family protein: protein MPRAYASGVVPASADEVWSHIRDFDSLPEWHPAITASELTSGAGAEVGAVRRLTLGDGGIVVERLLVLDDPDRSVTYEFVENPFGARRYVATLRVAPVTATGEAFVEWWAEFDAEGADEKRLTDFFADGVYATGIKALGKNFAAEG, encoded by the coding sequence ATGCCCCGTGCGTACGCCAGTGGTGTCGTACCCGCATCCGCCGACGAGGTCTGGTCGCACATCCGCGACTTCGACAGCCTGCCCGAGTGGCATCCGGCGATCACGGCCAGCGAGTTGACCTCGGGCGCCGGCGCGGAGGTCGGCGCGGTGCGGCGGCTCACCCTCGGCGACGGCGGCATCGTCGTCGAGCGGCTGCTGGTCCTGGACGACCCGGACCGCAGCGTCACCTACGAGTTCGTGGAGAACCCGTTCGGTGCCCGCCGCTACGTCGCGACGCTCCGGGTCGCCCCGGTGACGGCCACCGGGGAGGCGTTCGTGGAGTGGTGGGCGGAGTTCGACGCGGAGGGGGCGGACGAGAAGCGCCTCACCGACTTCTTCGCGGACGGTGTCTACGCCACGGGTATCAAGGCTCTGGGGAAGAACTTCGCCGCAGAGGGCTGA
- a CDS encoding helix-turn-helix transcriptional regulator, which translates to MLLLERDAELGRVDALVDSVAGGAGRVLFVEGPAGIGKTRLLDATRERARAAGLSTLTARAGEVEREYAFGLVRALYEPALATACAAELLTGPARLAAPVLVLGAADSPAGIAERLHGLYWLTANLADRGPIVLLVDDAHWADEPSLRALAYLAHRIADLPVGLVVAARDDAASDLLAAVRAEPVATVARPGPLSRAGSDALVRTRFAAPAPQFCAACHEACGGNPMLLLALVDALAETPPDDDGVAAVHERAPAIVATSVLPRLRRLPPPAAAVARAVAMLGPDAELRHVAALAGLDHDRAAGAADALAAAGLLAQGRPLTFAHPLVGQVVADHMTPGERHDGHLGAARRLHAEEADPERVAAHLLDVERLGDRWVVAALREAARSALRKGAPTTAVAYLRRAVAEPPDPGARADTRIELGAAQLEIAASDGFATLSEALALAPGAAARARAALVASRAARSASDFRTAGRFLAEVQDRLDELEDALRYRVEAEAVFVHWTDPARRAEMTARARALEHRAAAGGAAGANVLLVLAFDALLGGAVTADRAADLAVRAAGVANDLDEPALGLVAAALNVLLALDRVEPARAALDRAIVVARHRGSLLQLGEATTFRAMLNHRLGMVPDAEADARLADRIAEETAGPSARRWTVAWLVRCLVERGELAEADDILQRSGVPVNLSVLLEARGHLRAAQGRADEALADLLAAGARAGRQLDHPGLVPWRPAAATVLRRLGRLGEARDAADEAVLLARRFAAPRALGMALHARGLVDDAPETLREAVDVLATTPARLEHARATVDLGAALRRANCRTDARKHLEHGMHEAHSCGADALVARAREELTACGARRRRPAATGWDALTPSERRVVQLARDGLSNREIAQTLFVTTKTVETHLGAAYRKLGISRRTELAALP; encoded by the coding sequence ATGCTGCTGCTCGAACGGGACGCCGAGCTCGGCCGCGTCGACGCCCTGGTGGACTCCGTCGCCGGCGGGGCGGGCCGCGTCCTGTTCGTCGAGGGCCCGGCCGGGATCGGCAAGACCCGGCTGCTGGACGCGACGCGGGAACGCGCCCGCGCCGCAGGCCTGTCCACGCTCACCGCCCGGGCAGGCGAGGTGGAACGGGAGTACGCGTTCGGGCTCGTCCGTGCGCTGTACGAGCCTGCTCTGGCCACCGCCTGCGCCGCTGAGCTGCTCACCGGCCCCGCCCGGCTGGCGGCCCCGGTGCTCGTCCTGGGCGCGGCCGACAGCCCCGCGGGCATCGCCGAGCGGTTGCACGGTCTGTACTGGCTCACCGCGAACCTCGCCGACCGCGGCCCGATCGTCCTGCTCGTCGACGACGCGCACTGGGCCGACGAGCCGTCGCTGCGGGCGCTGGCCTACCTGGCGCACCGCATCGCCGATCTCCCGGTCGGGCTGGTCGTCGCCGCTCGCGACGACGCCGCGTCCGACCTGCTCGCCGCTGTGCGAGCCGAACCGGTGGCCACGGTGGCCCGCCCGGGCCCGCTCTCCCGCGCCGGTAGCGATGCCCTGGTCCGCACGCGGTTCGCGGCGCCGGCTCCGCAGTTCTGCGCGGCGTGCCACGAGGCGTGCGGTGGCAACCCGATGCTGCTGCTCGCCCTCGTCGACGCCCTCGCCGAGACGCCGCCGGACGACGACGGCGTCGCCGCCGTGCACGAGCGGGCACCCGCGATCGTGGCGACGTCCGTGCTGCCCCGGCTGCGCAGGCTCCCACCCCCGGCTGCGGCGGTCGCGCGGGCGGTCGCGATGCTCGGCCCCGACGCGGAGCTGCGGCACGTCGCCGCGCTCGCCGGGCTGGACCACGACCGGGCAGCCGGGGCCGCGGACGCGCTGGCCGCGGCCGGGCTGCTCGCGCAAGGACGACCACTGACATTCGCGCATCCCCTCGTGGGGCAGGTCGTCGCGGACCACATGACGCCCGGCGAGCGGCACGACGGCCATCTCGGCGCCGCGCGGCGCCTCCACGCCGAGGAAGCAGACCCCGAGCGCGTGGCCGCTCACCTGCTGGACGTCGAACGGCTCGGCGACCGGTGGGTGGTGGCGGCGCTGCGCGAGGCCGCCCGCAGCGCCCTCCGCAAAGGAGCACCGACCACCGCGGTGGCCTACCTGCGCCGCGCCGTCGCCGAACCGCCCGACCCCGGCGCCCGTGCTGACACCCGGATCGAGCTGGGCGCAGCCCAGCTGGAGATCGCGGCATCCGACGGGTTCGCCACGCTGTCCGAGGCACTCGCGCTCGCCCCGGGCGCCGCGGCCCGCGCCCGCGCCGCTCTCGTGGCATCCCGCGCGGCGAGGTCCGCATCCGACTTCCGCACCGCGGGCCGTTTCCTCGCGGAGGTGCAGGACCGGCTCGACGAGCTCGAGGACGCCCTGCGGTACCGGGTCGAGGCCGAGGCGGTGTTCGTCCACTGGACGGATCCGGCGCGGCGAGCGGAGATGACCGCGCGCGCACGTGCGCTCGAGCACCGGGCAGCGGCCGGTGGCGCGGCGGGCGCGAACGTCCTGCTGGTCCTGGCGTTCGACGCGCTGCTGGGCGGCGCGGTGACCGCGGACCGAGCTGCCGACCTGGCGGTCCGGGCAGCGGGCGTGGCCAACGATCTCGACGAGCCCGCGCTCGGTCTCGTCGCCGCCGCGCTCAACGTCCTGCTCGCCCTCGACCGGGTCGAACCGGCCCGGGCCGCCCTCGACCGGGCCATCGTGGTGGCCCGGCACCGCGGATCCCTCCTGCAGCTGGGCGAGGCGACCACATTCCGCGCCATGCTGAACCACCGGCTCGGGATGGTCCCCGACGCCGAGGCCGACGCCCGCCTCGCCGACCGGATCGCCGAGGAGACCGCCGGCCCGTCGGCGCGGCGGTGGACCGTGGCATGGCTCGTGCGGTGTCTGGTCGAGCGGGGCGAGCTCGCCGAGGCCGACGACATCCTGCAGCGCAGCGGTGTGCCGGTGAACCTCTCCGTGCTCCTCGAGGCACGCGGGCACCTCAGGGCCGCGCAGGGGCGCGCGGACGAGGCGCTGGCCGACCTCCTCGCGGCCGGCGCCCGCGCCGGGCGCCAGCTCGACCACCCCGGGCTCGTGCCATGGCGCCCGGCCGCGGCGACGGTGCTGCGCCGGCTCGGCCGGCTCGGCGAGGCCCGCGACGCCGCCGACGAAGCCGTGCTCCTCGCGCGGCGGTTCGCCGCCCCGCGAGCGCTCGGCATGGCCCTGCACGCCCGCGGGCTGGTCGACGACGCGCCGGAGACCCTGCGGGAAGCCGTCGACGTGCTGGCCACCACGCCCGCCCGGCTCGAGCACGCCCGCGCGACCGTCGACCTCGGAGCCGCGCTGCGCCGGGCCAACTGCCGCACCGATGCGCGGAAGCACCTCGAACACGGCATGCACGAGGCGCACTCCTGCGGCGCCGACGCCCTGGTCGCCCGCGCCCGCGAGGAGCTGACGGCCTGCGGCGCCCGGCGCCGCCGCCCCGCGGCCACCGGGTGGGACGCGCTCACCCCCAGCGAGCGGCGGGTCGTTCAGCTGGCGAGGGACGGCCTGAGCAATCGTGAGATCGCCCAGACCCTCTTCGTCACGACCAAGACCGTCGAGACGCACCTCGGCGCGGCCTATCGCAAGCTCGGCATCTCCCGGCGCACCGAGCTGGCGGCCCTGCCCTGA
- a CDS encoding Tm-1-like ATP-binding domain-containing protein has translation MALAYVIGTFDTKGAELGYAAERLRAAGAGVITVDVSTQERGTLADVGADEVAAHHPDGQGAVFTGDRGTAVAAMAVALERFLLSRSDVGGVLGLGGSGGTALITPAMRALPVGVGKIMVSTVASGNVAPYVDASDVAMWYSVTDVAGLNRISRRVIGNAAHALAGIVTHEVPAAADRPAVGLTMFGVTTSCVTAVTERLGDAVDPLVFHATGTGGRAMEKLVDDGLIGSVLDITTTEVCDLLVGGVFPATRDRLGAIARTGVPYVGSCGALDMVNFGAPSTLPAHFAGRTLYEHNPQVTLMRTTPDECVEIARFIARGLNACEGPVRFLLPGGGVSALDAPGQAFWDPDADEALFATLETEVRQTDRRRVERLPHHINDPEFADALVGAWREVNK, from the coding sequence ATGGCCCTGGCCTACGTCATCGGAACCTTCGACACCAAGGGCGCGGAGCTGGGCTACGCGGCCGAACGCCTGCGCGCGGCGGGCGCGGGGGTCATCACGGTCGACGTGTCCACGCAGGAGCGCGGCACCCTCGCCGACGTGGGCGCCGACGAGGTGGCTGCGCACCACCCGGACGGCCAGGGTGCGGTGTTCACCGGCGACCGCGGCACCGCCGTCGCCGCGATGGCGGTGGCCCTCGAGCGCTTCCTGCTGAGCCGCTCCGACGTCGGCGGCGTGCTCGGGCTCGGCGGCTCGGGCGGCACCGCGCTGATCACCCCGGCGATGCGGGCGCTGCCGGTCGGCGTCGGGAAGATCATGGTGTCGACGGTGGCGTCCGGGAACGTCGCGCCCTACGTCGACGCCTCCGACGTCGCGATGTGGTACTCGGTCACCGACGTCGCCGGCCTCAACCGCATCTCACGCCGCGTGATCGGCAACGCCGCGCACGCGCTCGCCGGGATCGTCACGCACGAGGTCCCGGCCGCCGCGGACCGGCCCGCGGTAGGGCTCACGATGTTCGGCGTGACGACCTCGTGCGTCACCGCCGTCACCGAGCGTCTCGGCGATGCCGTCGACCCGCTGGTCTTCCACGCCACCGGCACCGGCGGCCGGGCCATGGAGAAGCTCGTGGACGACGGCCTCATCGGATCGGTACTGGACATCACCACCACCGAGGTGTGCGACCTGCTCGTCGGCGGGGTCTTCCCGGCCACGCGGGACCGGCTCGGCGCGATCGCGCGCACCGGCGTGCCGTACGTCGGCTCGTGCGGGGCGTTGGACATGGTCAACTTCGGTGCGCCGTCCACGCTGCCCGCGCACTTCGCCGGCCGCACCCTTTACGAGCACAACCCGCAGGTCACACTCATGCGCACCACGCCGGACGAGTGCGTGGAAATCGCCCGCTTCATCGCCCGCGGGCTGAACGCGTGCGAGGGGCCGGTGCGGTTTCTGCTGCCCGGCGGCGGGGTGTCAGCGCTCGACGCGCCGGGTCAGGCGTTCTGGGACCCCGACGCCGACGAGGCCCTGTTCGCCACCCTGGAGACCGAGGTGCGCCAGACCGACCGGCGGCGCGTCGAGCGCCTGCCGCACCACATCAACGACCCCGAGTTCGCCGACGCGTTGGTGGGCGCGTGGCGGGAGGTGAACAAGTGA
- a CDS encoding AMP-binding protein: protein MIITSAFGDVGIPDVTLPEYVLAHAPERGAKPAIVDGASGRVLTYADLASGVRRCAAGLAACGLRPRDVFAIMMPNLPEYAGGVVTTLSPLATADEAAYQLADTSARFLLTVPPCLQTALAAADKAGVERVFVLGAAAPGASAFSELFGYGDTPPAVRVDPSRDLAALLCSSGTTGWPKGVMLTHRALVAALVELDRLAPFGEQERPICPIPFFHVAGQSAGMNKVLRAGATVVTMSRFDVESFLALIQQHRVTAVLGAPPIVLALAKHPLVDRYDLSSLEKVVSGSAPLSAQVQAACAERLGRFVGQAYGLTETGLIVSASPHDGRPARPGSAGMLVPNTEARLVDPATGTDVPAGEAGELWVRGPQLMSGYLGNPEATADVLDDDGWLHTGDLVRIDPDGWLFVVDRVKELIKYKGHQVAPAQLEALLGAHPAVADCAVVGRPDEAAGEIPVAYVVRRRDVEAVELIEHVAGRVSPPRRVRAVVFVDEIPRSPAGKILRRVLADHERS from the coding sequence ATGATCATTACCAGCGCGTTCGGCGACGTCGGCATCCCCGACGTGACGCTGCCCGAGTACGTGCTCGCGCACGCGCCGGAACGGGGTGCGAAACCCGCGATCGTGGACGGCGCGAGCGGGCGGGTCCTCACCTACGCGGATCTGGCCTCCGGCGTCCGCCGCTGTGCCGCGGGGCTGGCCGCGTGCGGCCTCCGCCCCCGGGACGTGTTCGCGATCATGATGCCGAACCTGCCCGAGTACGCAGGCGGCGTCGTGACCACGCTGAGCCCGCTCGCCACCGCAGACGAGGCGGCGTACCAGCTGGCCGACACGTCGGCGCGGTTCCTGCTCACGGTCCCGCCCTGCCTCCAGACCGCGCTCGCGGCCGCGGACAAGGCCGGCGTCGAGCGGGTGTTCGTGCTCGGCGCGGCGGCCCCCGGCGCGTCGGCGTTCTCCGAGTTGTTCGGGTACGGCGACACACCGCCCGCGGTGCGGGTCGACCCGTCCCGCGACCTGGCCGCCCTGCTCTGCTCCAGCGGCACCACCGGATGGCCGAAAGGCGTGATGCTCACCCACCGCGCCCTGGTCGCCGCGCTCGTCGAGCTCGACCGGCTCGCCCCGTTCGGCGAGCAGGAGCGGCCGATATGCCCGATCCCGTTCTTCCACGTGGCGGGCCAGTCGGCCGGCATGAACAAGGTGCTGCGGGCCGGTGCCACCGTCGTCACCATGTCCCGATTCGACGTCGAGTCGTTCCTGGCGCTGATCCAGCAGCACCGCGTGACGGCGGTGCTCGGCGCGCCCCCGATCGTCCTCGCGCTGGCGAAGCACCCGCTCGTCGACCGCTACGACCTCTCGTCGCTGGAGAAGGTCGTCTCCGGCTCGGCGCCGCTGTCCGCCCAGGTCCAGGCGGCGTGTGCGGAGCGGCTGGGCCGGTTCGTCGGGCAGGCGTACGGACTCACCGAGACCGGGTTGATCGTCTCCGCATCGCCCCACGACGGGCGTCCCGCACGGCCGGGTTCGGCCGGAATGCTCGTGCCGAACACCGAGGCCCGGCTCGTCGACCCGGCGACGGGCACCGACGTGCCGGCAGGGGAGGCCGGCGAGCTGTGGGTTCGCGGGCCACAGCTGATGTCCGGCTACCTCGGCAACCCGGAGGCCACCGCGGACGTGCTCGATGACGACGGATGGCTGCACACCGGCGACCTCGTCCGCATCGACCCGGACGGCTGGCTCTTCGTCGTCGACCGGGTGAAGGAGCTGATCAAGTACAAGGGCCACCAGGTCGCGCCCGCCCAGCTCGAGGCGCTGCTGGGCGCCCATCCCGCGGTGGCCGACTGCGCGGTGGTCGGGCGTCCCGACGAGGCGGCGGGGGAGATCCCGGTGGCGTACGTCGTGCGGCGGCGCGACGTCGAGGCCGTCGAGCTGATCGAACACGTGGCCGGGCGCGTCTCCCCGCCCCGCCGGGTGCGGGCCGTCGTGTTCGTCGACGAGATCCCGCGGTCGCCGGCCGGCAAGATCCTCCGCAGGGTCCTCGCCGATCACGAGCGCTCGTGA
- a CDS encoding ribonuclease domain-containing protein — MVIGLVLAGFALAGCQVSPAPAPPATSPAAAVTENDGIPDCAVAALPPEAHEVIEDIEAGGPYEYPRNDGVTFGNREGILPDEGRGYYREFTVETPGLNHRGARRIVTGGPDERDPEHWYYTDDHYESFCEFVPQP, encoded by the coding sequence ATGGTGATCGGCCTGGTGCTGGCCGGGTTCGCGCTGGCCGGTTGCCAGGTGTCACCAGCACCGGCACCGCCTGCCACCAGCCCGGCGGCCGCCGTCACCGAGAACGACGGCATTCCCGACTGCGCCGTGGCGGCCCTGCCGCCCGAGGCGCACGAGGTGATCGAGGACATCGAGGCGGGCGGGCCGTACGAGTACCCGCGCAACGACGGCGTCACGTTCGGCAACCGCGAGGGCATCCTGCCCGACGAGGGGCGCGGCTACTACCGGGAGTTCACCGTCGAGACGCCGGGGCTGAACCACCGGGGCGCCCGCCGGATCGTCACCGGTGGGCCGGACGAGCGCGACCCGGAACACTGGTACTACACCGACGACCACTACGAGAGCTTCTGCGAGTTCGTCCCGCAGCCGTGA
- a CDS encoding phosphoenolpyruvate hydrolase family protein, with translation MRFARAELVERFRDMARRGEPIVGGGAGTGLSAKCEEAGGIDLIVIYNSGRYRMAGRGSLAGLLAYGNANEIVVEMAAEVLPVVKHTPVLAGVNGTDPFMITDRFLRELADLGFAGIQNFPTVGLIDGVFRANLEETGMGYGLEVDLVAAAHEADLLTTPYVFSADDARAMTRAGADIIVCHMGLTTGGSIGAETAKTLDDCVTLIDEWAAAAREVRDDVLVLCHGGPIAMPDDAAHVLDRTKNCHGFYGASSMERLPTEKALTEQTRAFKTRLAR, from the coding sequence GTGAGGTTCGCTCGCGCGGAGCTCGTCGAGCGGTTCCGGGACATGGCCCGGCGCGGCGAGCCGATCGTCGGCGGCGGTGCGGGTACCGGGCTCTCGGCGAAGTGCGAGGAGGCCGGCGGCATCGACCTCATCGTCATCTACAACTCCGGCCGCTACCGCATGGCCGGTCGCGGTTCCCTCGCCGGCCTGCTCGCCTACGGCAACGCCAACGAGATCGTGGTGGAGATGGCGGCCGAGGTGCTGCCGGTCGTGAAGCACACCCCGGTGCTGGCGGGGGTCAACGGCACCGACCCGTTCATGATCACCGACAGGTTCCTGCGCGAGCTGGCCGACCTGGGCTTCGCCGGCATCCAGAACTTCCCGACCGTCGGATTGATCGACGGCGTCTTCCGGGCCAACCTGGAGGAGACCGGCATGGGCTACGGGCTGGAGGTCGACCTCGTCGCGGCGGCGCATGAGGCCGACCTGCTCACGACGCCGTACGTCTTCTCCGCCGACGACGCCCGCGCCATGACCCGCGCAGGCGCCGACATCATCGTCTGCCACATGGGCCTGACCACCGGCGGCTCGATCGGCGCGGAGACCGCGAAGACCCTCGACGACTGCGTCACGTTGATCGACGAGTGGGCCGCCGCCGCCCGCGAGGTCCGCGACGACGTGCTGGTGCTCTGCCACGGCGGCCCGATCGCGATGCCCGACGACGCCGCGCACGTGCTGGACCGCACGAAGAACTGCCACGGTTTCTACGGCGCCTCCTCGATGGAGCGCCTGCCCACCGAGAAGGCCCTGACCGAACAGACGCGCGCGTTCAAGACCCGTCTCGCCAGATAG
- a CDS encoding barstar family protein — MDRVRVATLLPGLTGRGVLLADPTDAERVRRTLAGSGFAVAEAGRAAGMREAQAAIARALRLPATAGRNLDALVDSLRDLATWWPDDERVALLWPGADELVDADLPGFLTLTDILRGATDDLWRGGGSGDRQFETVAFVGGHGVRALGEAQA, encoded by the coding sequence GTGGACAGAGTGCGGGTCGCGACGCTGCTCCCCGGCCTGACCGGCCGCGGCGTGCTGCTGGCGGACCCGACGGACGCCGAGCGCGTGCGCAGGACCCTGGCGGGCAGCGGGTTCGCCGTGGCCGAGGCGGGGCGGGCGGCCGGGATGCGCGAGGCGCAGGCGGCGATCGCCCGGGCGCTGCGGCTCCCCGCGACGGCCGGCCGCAACCTCGACGCGCTCGTGGACTCGCTGCGCGACCTGGCGACGTGGTGGCCGGACGACGAGCGCGTCGCCCTGCTCTGGCCGGGTGCCGATGAGCTCGTGGACGCGGACCTGCCCGGGTTCCTGACGCTGACCGACATCCTGCGCGGCGCCACCGACGACCTGTGGCGCGGCGGCGGGTCCGGTGACCGCCAGTTCGAGACGGTCGCGTTCGTCGGTGGCCACGGCGTGCGGGCGCTGGGGGAGGCGCAGGCGTGA
- a CDS encoding methyltransferase domain-containing protein — protein sequence MRSSDIAYALRLDPGEQQRYRMMAAAARQAEAVEWAHAGIGPGASVADVGCGPGALLRLLADEVGEAGRAVGVDGAADAVEAAVAEVGHLPQASVRLGDAAATGAPTGAFDVVMCRHVLAHNGGREAEIVGHLAELTRPGGTVYLVDVDHSMLWMSPSDPDLDDLHGRYVEYQTGRGNDLQVGRSLGPLLEGAGLAVEVFRVTGPIIRAPAGVRSPGWAARGELMAAGLATDADVARWDAAFRRMDALAQRPWGAMPIVLAVGRKS from the coding sequence ATGAGATCGAGTGACATCGCCTACGCCCTCCGGCTCGACCCCGGTGAGCAGCAGCGGTACCGGATGATGGCGGCCGCGGCGCGGCAGGCTGAGGCCGTGGAGTGGGCGCACGCGGGGATCGGCCCCGGTGCGTCCGTCGCCGACGTCGGCTGCGGGCCGGGTGCGCTCCTGCGCCTGCTCGCCGACGAGGTGGGGGAGGCCGGCAGGGCGGTCGGTGTGGACGGCGCCGCGGACGCCGTCGAGGCGGCCGTCGCCGAGGTCGGGCACCTGCCGCAGGCGTCGGTGCGCCTCGGCGACGCCGCCGCGACCGGCGCACCCACCGGTGCGTTCGACGTGGTGATGTGCCGGCACGTGCTGGCGCACAACGGTGGCCGCGAGGCGGAGATCGTGGGTCACCTGGCCGAGCTGACCCGGCCGGGCGGCACCGTGTACCTCGTCGACGTCGACCACTCCATGCTGTGGATGTCGCCGTCGGACCCCGACCTGGACGACCTGCACGGGCGCTACGTCGAGTACCAGACCGGGCGCGGCAACGACCTGCAGGTGGGCCGGTCGCTCGGACCCCTGCTCGAGGGCGCGGGACTCGCGGTCGAGGTGTTCCGGGTGACCGGGCCGATCATCCGCGCGCCTGCGGGGGTCCGCTCGCCGGGATGGGCCGCCCGTGGCGAGCTGATGGCTGCTGGGCTGGCGACGGACGCGGACGTGGCGCGCTGGGACGCGGCCTTCCGGCGGATGGACGCTCTCGCGCAGCGTCCGTGGGGCGCCATGCCGATCGTGTTGGCTGTGGGACGCAAGTCCTGA
- a CDS encoding PhzF family phenazine biosynthesis protein, whose product MTSRPFAQVDVFSAVPYRGNPVAVVLDGEGLTTEQMQRVANWTNLSETTFVLPPTDPAADYRVRIFTPSVELPFAGHPTIGTCHAWLARNPQHATDTIVQECEAGLITLRRTGDRLAFAAPPLLRDEPVDEELQARIARVLGIERAGIRDARWVDNGPGWVAVLLDDAKTVLAAEPDTGDLKLGIVGPYPPGSREAVEVRAFFPAGRSSFEDPVTGSLNAGLALWLLRTGRLRPPYVASQGTALGRAGRVHIDQDADGTVWVGGDAVTCVRGEIEI is encoded by the coding sequence ATGACAAGCCGCCCGTTCGCCCAGGTCGACGTCTTCTCCGCGGTTCCGTACCGGGGCAACCCGGTTGCGGTCGTGCTCGACGGCGAGGGCCTCACCACCGAGCAGATGCAGCGCGTCGCGAACTGGACGAACCTGTCGGAGACGACGTTCGTCCTCCCGCCGACCGACCCGGCCGCCGACTACCGCGTCCGCATCTTCACCCCCTCGGTGGAGCTGCCGTTCGCAGGCCACCCCACGATCGGCACCTGCCACGCATGGCTCGCCCGGAACCCGCAGCACGCGACCGACACGATCGTGCAGGAGTGCGAGGCGGGGCTGATCACGCTGCGGCGCACGGGAGACCGGCTCGCGTTCGCGGCCCCGCCGCTGCTGCGCGACGAGCCGGTGGACGAGGAGCTGCAGGCGCGCATCGCGCGGGTACTGGGTATCGAGCGGGCCGGGATCCGGGACGCCCGTTGGGTCGACAACGGCCCGGGCTGGGTGGCCGTCCTCCTCGACGACGCGAAGACGGTGCTCGCGGCCGAACCGGACACCGGGGACCTCAAGCTCGGGATCGTCGGCCCGTACCCGCCGGGATCGCGGGAGGCCGTCGAGGTGAGGGCGTTCTTCCCGGCCGGCCGGAGCAGTTTCGAGGACCCGGTGACCGGCAGCCTGAACGCCGGCCTCGCGCTCTGGCTCCTGCGCACCGGCCGGCTCCGGCCCCCGTACGTCGCCTCCCAGGGCACGGCGCTGGGCCGGGCGGGCCGCGTGCACATCGACCAGGACGCCGACGGCACGGTCTGGGTCGGCGGCGACGCGGTCACGTGCGTACGGGGTGAGATCGAGATCTGA
- a CDS encoding DUF1707 SHOCT-like domain-containing protein: MSSARSPRTRARDLDRTEVCGLLDTAYADGQLDAAEHRSRTAAATAAKTLGELRDLVEDLQFDKPMPDLRERAPQRRPRRANLVGAGVVALVLVGTGFGIGRLTGPSPMSVGPDGVPVAAEGPAAAPIVLGATALHTPAGLRALIDGMRAEFGTTQVADLTVYPDYASLEMPVPDAPARAQSYTYRGGFDISSQTSREPDDPLVDLAAVDVDKILGLVAGAGQSLNVQNPTVQYLIVRDTGTGPEVAIHTTNNDTGASGYIEAKPDGTIIALRPYEPG; the protein is encoded by the coding sequence GTGTCGTCCGCCCGGTCGCCCAGGACGAGGGCGCGCGATCTCGACCGCACCGAGGTGTGCGGGCTGCTGGACACGGCGTACGCCGACGGGCAGCTCGACGCCGCGGAGCACCGCTCCCGCACCGCGGCCGCCACGGCGGCGAAGACCCTCGGTGAGCTGCGTGACCTCGTCGAGGACCTGCAGTTCGACAAGCCGATGCCGGACCTGCGGGAGCGCGCCCCGCAGCGGCGGCCGCGGCGTGCGAACCTCGTCGGTGCCGGTGTCGTCGCGCTCGTGCTCGTCGGCACCGGGTTCGGGATCGGGCGGCTGACCGGGCCGTCGCCGATGTCCGTGGGCCCGGACGGCGTGCCCGTCGCGGCCGAGGGCCCGGCCGCCGCGCCGATCGTCCTCGGGGCTACCGCGCTGCACACGCCGGCCGGCCTGCGGGCCCTCATCGACGGCATGCGGGCCGAGTTCGGCACGACGCAGGTGGCCGACCTGACCGTCTACCCGGACTACGCCTCGCTCGAGATGCCGGTCCCCGACGCCCCGGCCCGCGCGCAGAGCTACACCTACCGGGGCGGCTTCGACATCTCCAGCCAGACGAGCCGAGAACCCGACGACCCGCTCGTGGATCTCGCGGCCGTCGACGTCGACAAGATCCTCGGCCTGGTCGCAGGCGCCGGGCAGAGCCTGAACGTCCAGAACCCGACGGTGCAGTACCTGATCGTCCGGGACACGGGCACCGGGCCGGAGGTCGCGATCCACACGACCAACAACGACACCGGTGCGTCCGGCTACATCGAGGCGAAGCCGGATGGGACGATCATCGCCCTGCGCCCCTACGAGCCGGGCTGA
- a CDS encoding SixA phosphatase family protein: MDARRLVVVRHAKSAWPDDVPDAERPLNARGRRDAPAAGRWIRDRVGRLDAVVCSPATRIRQTWGLIAPELDGPPAPILDERVYAASAEELLAVVRGLPDDVGAALLLGHNPGVSELVAGLTGEPLEMKTSAIAVLGLTGSWADAAPGRVTLVDHATPRG; encoded by the coding sequence ATGGATGCCCGCCGGCTCGTCGTCGTCCGGCACGCGAAGTCGGCGTGGCCGGACGACGTGCCCGATGCGGAGCGGCCGCTCAACGCGCGTGGCCGCCGCGATGCGCCTGCCGCCGGACGCTGGATCCGGGACCGGGTCGGGCGCCTCGACGCGGTGGTGTGCTCGCCGGCCACCCGGATCCGCCAGACCTGGGGGCTGATCGCGCCGGAGCTCGACGGCCCGCCCGCCCCGATCCTCGACGAGCGCGTGTACGCGGCGTCGGCCGAGGAGCTGCTCGCCGTGGTGCGCGGGCTCCCGGACGACGTCGGCGCGGCACTCCTCCTGGGGCACAACCCCGGTGTCTCCGAGCTCGTCGCGGGGCTGACCGGTGAGCCGCTGGAGATGAAGACGTCGGCCATCGCGGTGCTCGGCCTCACCGGTTCCTGGGCGGACGCGGCGCCGGGCCGCGTGACGCTCGTCGACCACGCCACACCCCGCGGGTGA